The following are encoded together in the Streptomyces flavofungini genome:
- the mycP gene encoding type VII secretion-associated serine protease mycosin, with amino-acid sequence MAARTPHHTRWRTVASGAVSLLLTGVAATPAHAESVRDKQWHLNAMQAEKMWQTSTGKGVTVAVIDTGVNADLPNLRGQVLPGMDLAPERAGDEHADPKGHGTYMAMLIAGTGKGSGGNGTFGLAPGAKVLPIRVQDDGLNSNQHIIRDNKRFSRGIRYAADHGAKVINISMALVKGSPHLTAAVRYALDKGSLVFAGVGNEGISELRYPASTPGVVGVGAVGKSLRKTKESQYGPQVDLAAPGDEIYTTCASGTGICNGHGTSAATALASASAALIWSKHPDWTNNQVLRVMLNTIGAPTDGAKRNDSIGYGIVRPRVALEKPGNPGAPDEYPLPDLKQSKPGPKPKATSPTPSTAPGSAAQDESDDGDGDGGGIGTTAKIGLGVGAAALIGGVVAAVAVARRRRAAAPPNVFGRP; translated from the coding sequence ACAGGCGTCGCGGCCACACCCGCTCACGCGGAGTCCGTACGAGACAAGCAGTGGCACCTCAACGCCATGCAAGCCGAGAAGATGTGGCAGACCAGTACGGGCAAGGGCGTCACCGTCGCTGTCATCGACACGGGTGTCAACGCCGACTTGCCGAATCTGCGGGGCCAAGTGCTTCCGGGCATGGACCTGGCGCCGGAGAGAGCAGGGGATGAGCACGCCGACCCGAAGGGCCATGGAACGTACATGGCGATGCTGATTGCAGGAACAGGAAAGGGAAGCGGTGGAAACGGCACCTTTGGCCTCGCACCGGGTGCCAAGGTTCTCCCCATCCGAGTCCAGGATGACGGGCTGAACTCCAATCAGCACATCATCAGGGACAACAAGCGCTTCAGCCGTGGCATCCGCTACGCAGCCGATCACGGTGCGAAGGTCATCAACATCTCGATGGCGCTGGTCAAGGGGTCACCACACCTCACCGCCGCAGTGAGGTACGCCCTGGACAAAGGCTCGCTCGTTTTCGCCGGAGTCGGCAACGAGGGGATCTCGGAGCTTCGCTACCCAGCGAGTACGCCGGGGGTGGTCGGCGTCGGAGCCGTAGGCAAGAGCCTCCGTAAGACAAAGGAGTCCCAGTACGGCCCGCAGGTGGACCTCGCCGCACCCGGTGACGAGATCTACACGACGTGCGCGTCGGGCACGGGCATCTGCAACGGCCACGGCACCAGCGCCGCGACCGCCCTGGCCTCTGCCAGCGCCGCCCTGATCTGGTCCAAACACCCCGACTGGACCAACAACCAGGTCCTGCGGGTCATGCTCAACACCATCGGCGCCCCCACGGACGGCGCGAAGCGCAATGACTCCATCGGCTACGGCATCGTGCGTCCCCGGGTCGCCCTGGAGAAGCCGGGTAACCCGGGGGCACCGGACGAATACCCCCTGCCGGACCTCAAGCAGTCCAAGCCCGGGCCCAAGCCGAAGGCCACGTCGCCCACCCCGTCAACCGCCCCCGGATCGGCGGCACAGGACGAGTCCGACGACGGCGACGGCGACGGCGGCGGCATCGGCACAACAGCCAAGATCGGCCTGGGCGTCGGCGCTGCCGCGCTGATCGGCGGCGTGGTCGCCGCGGTGGCCGTCGCCCGCAGGCGCCGGGCCGCTGCGCCCCCCAACGTGTTCGGGAGGCCATGA